The following are encoded together in the Clostridium sp. BJN0013 genome:
- the grpE gene encoding nucleotide exchange factor GrpE has product MIDITKELQQYNLEDIDVCFESDISELLSAFNKTFEKIGKQQYKSTADIEEILEIIDEIKEDNESLKSLRNNVKSTDEENKTLIKTLIEVADLFEDIYVYSRKSSNEALREQMNLQWNNLEQILLTCGLKRFGKKEDVFNSRLHIPKETRENRDINQIQILEIIKSGYIYKGEMIRKAEVVVNGIETSVNN; this is encoded by the coding sequence ATGATAGATATAACTAAAGAATTACAACAGTATAATTTAGAAGATATTGACGTTTGCTTTGAAAGTGACATTTCAGAACTTTTAAGTGCTTTTAATAAAACCTTTGAAAAAATTGGCAAGCAACAGTATAAATCTACAGCGGATATTGAGGAAATTTTAGAAATTATAGATGAAATTAAAGAAGATAATGAATCACTGAAATCTCTTAGAAATAATGTAAAATCAACAGATGAAGAAAATAAAACTCTTATAAAAACACTTATAGAAGTTGCTGATTTATTTGAAGATATATATGTATACAGTAGAAAATCATCAAATGAAGCTTTAAGAGAACAGATGAATCTTCAGTGGAACAATCTGGAGCAGATTCTGTTAACTTGTGGATTAAAACGTTTTGGAAAGAAGGAAGATGTGTTTAATAGTCGGTTGCATATACCAAAAGAAACTAGGGAAAATAGGGATATAAACCAAATACAAATATTAGAGATCATAAAAAGTGGGTATATATATAAAGGAGAGATGATTAGAAAAGCTGAAGTTGTTGTAAATGGCATTGAGACATCTGTTAATAATTAG